The following coding sequences are from one Nicotiana tomentosiformis chromosome 3, ASM39032v3, whole genome shotgun sequence window:
- the LOC138907422 gene encoding uncharacterized protein — translation MFFDGAANFKGVGIGAVLVLEMGQHYPVFAKLIFPCTNNMEEYEACILGLKLAIDMNIQELQVIGVSDLLVHQVLGEWDTENTKILPYLLYVQELRKRLTKIEFQHVPRIQNKFADALATLSFMIQHPDKNFIDPIPVGIHN, via the coding sequence atgttcttcgatggagctgcaaacttcaaaggagtaggtattggagcagttttggTATTAGAGATGggtcaacactatccggtatTCGCAAAACTTATATTTccgtgtaccaataatatggaagaatacgaggcttgcatattggggctcaagTTAGCCATTGACATGAACATTCAGGAATTGCAGGTAATTGGTGTCtcagaccttttggtacatcaggttctaggagaatgggatacagagaataccaaaatattgccatatctATTATATGTGCAAGAATTGAGGAAGAGactcacaaagatagagttccaacatgttccgagaatccagaataAGTTCGCAGATGCGTTGGCCACTCTATCTttcatgatacaacacccagacaagaatttcatcgatcctattccAGTAGGGATCCATAAttag